A part of Corynebacterium mustelae genomic DNA contains:
- a CDS encoding class II 3-deoxy-7-phosphoheptulonate synthase, whose translation MSWTVDIPKEALPDLPPLPDGLQQQFEDVISRDAKQQPHWDQEIAANVRKILESVPPIVVAPEIRELESHLADVANGKAFLLQGGDCAETFESNTEPHIRANIKTLLQMAVVLTYGASTPVVKMARIAGQYAKPRSSDLDEHGLLNYRGDIVNGVEADESARQHDPARMIRAYANSSAAMNLVRALTNSGTADLHRLTEWNREFVAKSPAGARYEALAQEIERGLQFMNACGVADDSLRSAHIYASHEALLVDYERAMLRLATDEDGNTKLYDLSAHQLWIGERTRGIDDFHVNFAAMIANPVGIKIGPTVTPEEAVAYADKLDPEFTPGRLTMVARMGHDKVRTVLPPIVEAVEASGHKVIWQSDPMHGNTFTSSNGYKTRHFDKVIDEVQGFFEVHRALGTHPGGIHIELTGEDVTECLGGAEDITDVDLPGRYESACDPRLNTQQSLELAFLVAEMLRN comes from the coding sequence GTGAGTTGGACAGTTGATATCCCCAAAGAAGCCCTTCCTGATTTGCCACCATTGCCTGACGGTTTGCAACAACAGTTTGAAGATGTGATTTCCCGTGATGCTAAACAGCAGCCACACTGGGATCAAGAGATCGCAGCAAACGTGCGTAAGATCTTAGAGTCGGTGCCTCCGATCGTTGTTGCGCCGGAAATCCGGGAATTGGAAAGCCATCTGGCGGACGTGGCTAACGGTAAGGCGTTTTTGTTGCAGGGCGGCGATTGCGCCGAAACTTTTGAGTCCAACACTGAACCCCACATTCGTGCCAATATCAAGACATTGCTGCAAATGGCGGTGGTCCTGACCTATGGTGCTTCTACACCTGTGGTGAAAATGGCTCGTATTGCGGGGCAATACGCTAAGCCTCGTTCTTCTGACCTGGACGAACACGGATTGCTTAATTACCGGGGCGATATCGTCAACGGTGTGGAGGCTGACGAATCTGCTCGGCAGCACGACCCAGCGCGAATGATTCGTGCATATGCTAATTCATCGGCTGCTATGAATTTGGTGCGTGCCCTGACCAATTCGGGGACTGCGGACTTGCACCGTTTGACGGAGTGGAATCGTGAGTTCGTCGCAAAATCACCAGCGGGTGCCCGGTATGAAGCTCTGGCTCAGGAGATTGAGCGTGGATTGCAATTCATGAATGCGTGCGGAGTGGCTGATGATTCGCTGCGTTCAGCACATATTTATGCCTCACATGAAGCGCTGTTGGTCGATTATGAACGTGCGATGCTCAGGTTGGCTACCGATGAAGACGGAAACACTAAACTTTATGACCTTTCCGCACACCAACTGTGGATAGGTGAGCGTACCCGTGGCATCGACGATTTCCATGTGAATTTTGCTGCTATGATCGCTAACCCGGTCGGCATAAAGATTGGTCCGACCGTTACTCCGGAAGAAGCTGTTGCGTATGCCGATAAACTTGATCCCGAGTTCACCCCAGGGCGGTTAACAATGGTTGCCCGCATGGGGCACGACAAGGTTAGGACTGTCTTGCCGCCGATCGTGGAGGCTGTTGAGGCTTCCGGGCACAAGGTCATCTGGCAGTCTGACCCGATGCATGGCAACACGTTTACTTCATCAAATGGCTATAAGACTCGTCACTTTGACAAGGTGATTGATGAAGTTCAGGGCTTTTTTGAGGTACATCGGGCGTTAGGTACCCACCCAGGCGGCATTCACATTGAGCTAACTGGCGAGGACGTCACAGAATGCCTTGGCGGCGCAGAGGATATCACCGATGTGGATCTGCCGGGTCGTTATGAGTCGGCCTGTGATCCTCGGCTAAATACCCAGCAGTCGTTGGAATTGGCGTTCCTTGTGGCGGAGATGCTACGTAATTAG
- a CDS encoding glycosyltransferase 87 family protein yields the protein MSLINRIAADWWTAAIGAVCAGILVALMLVDVSNGSVRYLVDLDVYRLGATEFLRSGNIYNQRFHTQETPLPFTYPPFAALVFSPLAYLPLSLSSVLFSTITVVCLATACAIALAWCDVAHPILWALRLIPLVVLCEPVIATLMFGQINTVLLLLVLVDASGALRRIFPWFPPGILCGIAAAIKLTPAIFAMYFLVTKNWRAVRNLALSAIVASALPALWYPSLVWQYFSDTIFATDRIGASYFAANQSIAGVISRAEESAYWWLFFSITVIVGGGYSAYRAAYNSHHLLALNLIALTGLLVSPVSWSHHWVWLPITAFALWQAKMRIMAGWVLFATTVGCFHAFLPSRNHLELEWTITQQILGSHYVIVAGAVLAWCGYQLRANYVASPPQGTPIPTTAGYLAEDHRPTHNDPADPHR from the coding sequence GTGTCCTTAATTAACCGTATCGCAGCTGATTGGTGGACGGCCGCGATCGGTGCGGTATGCGCAGGTATCCTTGTCGCTCTTATGCTTGTCGACGTCTCAAACGGCTCGGTCCGCTACCTAGTAGACCTTGATGTGTATCGACTAGGTGCCACCGAATTCCTCCGATCGGGCAACATCTACAATCAACGTTTCCACACGCAGGAAACGCCTCTGCCGTTTACGTATCCGCCGTTTGCTGCTCTGGTTTTCAGCCCGCTAGCATACCTGCCGCTTAGTCTAAGCAGCGTTTTGTTTAGCACGATTACGGTGGTGTGTCTAGCGACAGCCTGCGCAATAGCGCTTGCGTGGTGCGATGTAGCACACCCAATATTATGGGCGCTCCGACTAATACCACTTGTGGTTTTGTGCGAACCAGTTATCGCCACGTTAATGTTCGGCCAGATCAACACAGTGCTACTTTTGCTAGTGCTTGTCGACGCCAGCGGAGCGCTCCGCCGAATTTTTCCGTGGTTCCCGCCCGGAATTCTATGCGGGATTGCTGCTGCCATCAAACTCACCCCGGCGATTTTCGCTATGTATTTCCTCGTAACAAAAAATTGGCGGGCAGTCCGCAACCTTGCACTTTCCGCAATTGTCGCTTCTGCATTACCTGCACTGTGGTACCCATCACTGGTGTGGCAGTACTTTAGCGACACAATATTTGCCACCGATCGTATCGGCGCCAGCTATTTCGCCGCCAACCAAAGCATCGCTGGTGTTATCAGCCGGGCGGAAGAATCCGCCTACTGGTGGCTGTTTTTCAGCATCACGGTTATCGTGGGTGGCGGCTACTCGGCATATCGTGCCGCCTACAACTCCCACCACCTACTAGCTCTTAATCTGATCGCACTTACCGGGTTATTGGTCTCCCCCGTCAGTTGGTCGCATCACTGGGTGTGGCTGCCAATAACAGCTTTTGCGCTGTGGCAGGCCAAAATGCGAATAATGGCTGGGTGGGTGCTTTTTGCCACCACGGTAGGATGCTTTCACGCATTCCTCCCGTCCCGCAATCACCTGGAGCTGGAATGGACCATTACCCAACAAATACTAGGCTCCCACTACGTGATCGTAGCGGGAGCAGTACTAGCCTGGTGCGGCTATCAGTTACGGGCTAATTACGTAGCATCTCCGCCACAAGGAACGCCAATTCCAACGACTGCTGGGTATTTAGCCGAGGATCACAGGCCGACTCATAACGACCCGGCAGATCCACATCGGTGA
- a CDS encoding polyadenylate-specific 3'-exoribonuclease AS — protein sequence MRYFFDTEFIEDGTTIDLVSIGIVAEDGREYYAISTDADLSRANPWVQENVLPKLPPQTDPLWRSNARIRKEVYEFLTSASSRPELWAWVAAYDHVVLAQLWGDMTGLPREIPRFTRELRQYWEFAGCPKLPELPDGNHDALIDARHNLAKFKVCMAALPLGKRNKILTRSSK from the coding sequence GTGAGATACTTTTTTGATACGGAATTCATCGAAGACGGAACGACTATTGATTTAGTTTCCATTGGTATCGTCGCCGAAGACGGGCGAGAATATTACGCTATTTCCACTGATGCGGATTTAAGTCGGGCGAATCCGTGGGTACAGGAAAACGTTTTACCTAAATTGCCGCCACAAACAGATCCGCTATGGCGCAGTAACGCACGCATTAGGAAAGAAGTTTACGAGTTTTTGACTTCCGCATCGTCACGCCCAGAGCTATGGGCATGGGTTGCAGCATACGACCATGTTGTTTTGGCGCAATTATGGGGTGACATGACGGGATTACCACGGGAGATCCCGCGTTTCACTCGGGAATTGCGACAATACTGGGAGTTTGCGGGATGCCCTAAGCTGCCAGAGTTGCCGGATGGCAATCATGATGCGCTTATCGACGCCAGGCATAACCTCGCAAAATTTAAGGTCTGCATGGCGGCGCTCCCCTTAGGGAAGAGAAATAAAATTTTAACCAGATCCTCAAAATAA